One Cupriavidus taiwanensis DNA window includes the following coding sequences:
- a CDS encoding LysR substrate-binding domain-containing protein, translating to MSVPLVRLFSLDLLKGFVAVGRRMSITQAADDLCLTQSAVSRQIHALETQLKVQLFVRKHRGVAFTAEGERLFRSADSALQQLQDVVAEVRRSEGRQPVTVTASIGVTGLWLLPRLGSLQKAHPHLDVRLSASNRISDLREEGIDLAVRYCRDAAAPPDAVRLFGEHIAPIAHPSLLAAPGPHGDALLQLPLLEFDDPRPWLQWRSWLAPRDLRQASQRGMLRFNQYDQVIQAALAGQGVALGRLELVRPLVDGGQLALVPTARQAPPSPNAYWLIQAAAQPRADVRRVAQWICEEAARTVMTPPHPAHPAAS from the coding sequence ATGTCCGTTCCGCTGGTTCGCCTGTTTTCGCTCGACCTGCTCAAGGGCTTCGTCGCGGTCGGCCGGCGCATGAGCATTACGCAGGCGGCCGACGACCTGTGCCTGACGCAGTCGGCGGTGAGCCGCCAGATCCATGCGCTGGAGACGCAGCTGAAGGTGCAGCTGTTCGTGCGCAAGCATCGCGGCGTGGCCTTCACCGCCGAGGGCGAACGCTTGTTTCGCAGCGCCGACAGCGCGCTGCAGCAACTGCAGGACGTGGTGGCCGAGGTGCGCCGCAGCGAGGGCCGGCAGCCGGTCACCGTCACCGCCAGCATCGGCGTGACCGGCCTGTGGCTGCTGCCGCGGCTGGGCAGCCTGCAGAAAGCCCACCCGCATCTGGACGTGCGCCTGTCGGCCAGCAACCGCATCAGCGACCTGCGCGAAGAGGGCATCGACCTCGCGGTGCGCTACTGCCGCGACGCCGCGGCGCCGCCCGATGCCGTGCGCCTGTTCGGCGAACACATCGCCCCGATCGCGCATCCGTCGCTGCTGGCGGCGCCCGGGCCGCACGGCGATGCGCTGCTGCAGCTGCCGCTGCTGGAATTCGACGATCCGCGCCCGTGGCTGCAATGGCGCAGCTGGCTGGCCCCGCGCGACCTGCGCCAGGCCAGCCAGCGCGGCATGCTGCGCTTCAACCAGTATGACCAGGTCATCCAGGCGGCGCTGGCGGGCCAAGGGGTCGCGCTGGGGCGGCTCGAACTGGTGCGGCCGCTGGTCGACGGCGGCCAGCTGGCACTGGTGCCGACCGCACGGCAGGCACCGCCAAGCCCGAATGCGTACTGGCTGATCCAGGCCGCCGCGCAGCCGCGCGCGGACGTCAGGCGCGTGGCGCAGTGGATCTGCGAGGAAGCCGCGCGCACGGTCATGACGCCCCCGCACCCCGCACACCCCGCAGCCAGCTGA
- a CDS encoding DUF2917 domain-containing protein produces MSCTLSLEAECLGLRLRAGTELICRGGKLWLTFEVPGRPSPDVLLAPGERHRLHADAEVFVAALYGAGPALCRIEAPSGRAGPLCFSWLRGVRGAGAS; encoded by the coding sequence ATGTCATGCACTCTTTCCCTGGAAGCGGAATGCCTGGGCCTGCGACTGCGCGCCGGCACCGAACTGATCTGCCGCGGCGGCAAGCTGTGGCTGACCTTCGAGGTGCCGGGACGGCCGTCGCCGGATGTGTTGCTGGCGCCGGGCGAGCGCCATCGCCTGCACGCCGACGCCGAGGTGTTTGTCGCGGCGCTGTACGGCGCCGGCCCGGCGCTGTGCCGGATCGAGGCGCCATCGGGCCGGGCCGGGCCGCTGTGCTTCAGCTGGCTGCGGGGTGTGCGGGGTGCGGGGGCGTCATGA